The Manihot esculenta cultivar AM560-2 chromosome 1, M.esculenta_v8, whole genome shotgun sequence genome has a window encoding:
- the LOC110599917 gene encoding eukaryotic translation initiation factor 3 subunit H isoform X1: MANNSNTATARSFLQVASTEEVAPPLRVVQIEGLVILKIIKHCKEFSPALVTGQLLGLDVGSILEVTNCFPFPIREEDEEIEADGANYQLEMMRCLREVNVDNNTVGWYQSTLLGSFQTVELIETFMNYQENIRRCVCIIYDPSRSNQGVLALKALKLSDAFMELYRSNNFTGEKLREKNLSWVDIFEEIPIKVSNSALISAFMTELEADSPITQCDYDRLQLSTNPFMERNVEFLIECMDELSMEQQKFQFYYRNLSRQQAQQQAWLQKRRSENMARKAAGEEPLPEEDPSNPIFKPIPEPSRLDSFLITNQISNFCNQINGVSGQSFSRLYLMKALQES; this comes from the exons ATGGCTAACAACAGCAACA CAGCAACGGCAAGATCATTCCTTCAAGTAGCATCGACAGAGGAGGTGGCTCCTCCACTTCGAGTTGTTCAGATCGAGGGACTG GTTATTTTGAAGATAATCAAACACTGCAAGGAGTTTTCTCCTGCTTTGGTTACTGGCCAGCTTCTTGGGTTAGATGTTGGTAGCATTCTGGAAGTTACCAATTGTTTCCCTTTCCCG ATTCGGGAGGAGGATGAAGAGATTGAAGCTGATGGTGCCAATTACCAGCTTGAAATGATGAGATGCTTGAGGGAGGttaatgttgataataataCAGTTGGATG GTACCAATCAACATTGTTAGGTTCTTTCCAGACTGTGGAATTGATTGAGACTTTTATGAACTACCAG GAAAACATTAGGCGATGTGTATGTATCATTTATGACCCCTCAAGATCCAATCAGGGTGTCTTAGCTCTGAAGGCCCTGAAACTTTCTGATGCTTTTATGGAGCTGTACCGCAGTAACAATTTTACTGGGGAGAA GTTGAGAGAGAAAAATTTGTCATGGGTTGATATTTTTGAAGAAATTCCT ATAAAAGTTTCAAATTCTGCACTTATCAGTGCCTTTATGACAGAGTTAGAAGCTGATTCACCCATCACCCAG TGTGATTATGATCGTTTGCAATTATCAACCAATCCATTTATGGAGAGAAATGTTGAATTTTTGATTGAGTGTATGGATGAATTATCAATGGAACAGCAGAAG TTCCAATTTTACTATAGGAATCTTTCACGCCAGCAAGCTCAGCAGCAAGCGTGGCTTCAAAAGAGGAG GTCAGAGAACATGGCACGTAAAGCTGCAGGAGAAGAGCCTTTGCCTGAGGAGGATCCTTCAAACCCCATTTTTAAGCCAATCCCTGAGCCATCGCGGTTGGATAGCTTCCTCATTACCAATCAAATTTCAAACTTTTGCAACCAAATCAACGG GGTTTCTGGGCAGAGCTTTAGCCGATTGTATTTGATGAAGGCTTTGCAAGAAAGTTGA
- the LOC110599917 gene encoding eukaryotic translation initiation factor 3 subunit H isoform X2 — translation MANNSNTTARSFLQVASTEEVAPPLRVVQIEGLVILKIIKHCKEFSPALVTGQLLGLDVGSILEVTNCFPFPIREEDEEIEADGANYQLEMMRCLREVNVDNNTVGWYQSTLLGSFQTVELIETFMNYQENIRRCVCIIYDPSRSNQGVLALKALKLSDAFMELYRSNNFTGEKLREKNLSWVDIFEEIPIKVSNSALISAFMTELEADSPITQCDYDRLQLSTNPFMERNVEFLIECMDELSMEQQKFQFYYRNLSRQQAQQQAWLQKRRSENMARKAAGEEPLPEEDPSNPIFKPIPEPSRLDSFLITNQISNFCNQINGVSGQSFSRLYLMKALQES, via the exons ATGGCTAACAACAGCAACA CAACGGCAAGATCATTCCTTCAAGTAGCATCGACAGAGGAGGTGGCTCCTCCACTTCGAGTTGTTCAGATCGAGGGACTG GTTATTTTGAAGATAATCAAACACTGCAAGGAGTTTTCTCCTGCTTTGGTTACTGGCCAGCTTCTTGGGTTAGATGTTGGTAGCATTCTGGAAGTTACCAATTGTTTCCCTTTCCCG ATTCGGGAGGAGGATGAAGAGATTGAAGCTGATGGTGCCAATTACCAGCTTGAAATGATGAGATGCTTGAGGGAGGttaatgttgataataataCAGTTGGATG GTACCAATCAACATTGTTAGGTTCTTTCCAGACTGTGGAATTGATTGAGACTTTTATGAACTACCAG GAAAACATTAGGCGATGTGTATGTATCATTTATGACCCCTCAAGATCCAATCAGGGTGTCTTAGCTCTGAAGGCCCTGAAACTTTCTGATGCTTTTATGGAGCTGTACCGCAGTAACAATTTTACTGGGGAGAA GTTGAGAGAGAAAAATTTGTCATGGGTTGATATTTTTGAAGAAATTCCT ATAAAAGTTTCAAATTCTGCACTTATCAGTGCCTTTATGACAGAGTTAGAAGCTGATTCACCCATCACCCAG TGTGATTATGATCGTTTGCAATTATCAACCAATCCATTTATGGAGAGAAATGTTGAATTTTTGATTGAGTGTATGGATGAATTATCAATGGAACAGCAGAAG TTCCAATTTTACTATAGGAATCTTTCACGCCAGCAAGCTCAGCAGCAAGCGTGGCTTCAAAAGAGGAG GTCAGAGAACATGGCACGTAAAGCTGCAGGAGAAGAGCCTTTGCCTGAGGAGGATCCTTCAAACCCCATTTTTAAGCCAATCCCTGAGCCATCGCGGTTGGATAGCTTCCTCATTACCAATCAAATTTCAAACTTTTGCAACCAAATCAACGG GGTTTCTGGGCAGAGCTTTAGCCGATTGTATTTGATGAAGGCTTTGCAAGAAAGTTGA